One stretch of Thermococcus sp. 21S9 DNA includes these proteins:
- a CDS encoding TldD/PmbA family protein: MELLEFAVEKALELGASYAEARYEEKSGTHLAMKNGSPEGIGIEADRGIGIRVLANGGMGFASTNVLTKESVAEAVKRAVKLAKAASQVRNEPIEFSDEDFHRVSYKVKMKKDFRDISPEEKLEILRKIEEEVKATGANVPMRYLMYSDQLWKKVFVNSEGAYVKSKIPRVSVVYNLVVFENGQMEQAPFVQRAFSGGFELIEKDEPWNWAVKDVKALKRLITEGKKPPEGRVDLVISPEVAGIAVHESVGHPYESDRIFGREAAQAGESFVKPDMLGERIGSEVVTVIDDPTIPNSWGFYLYDDEGVKARPRYLIRNGIITEFLTNREYARKLGQRSNASARAINYNREPIVRMANTYLAPGDYSFEELIEDIKLGVYMVSFNEWNIDDRRYQQRYIGREAYLIENGEIKYPVRRPILEITTRALWSSVDAVGKEVEFYPGTCGKGEPGQGVPVWMGGAHARLRDIPLRRP, encoded by the coding sequence ATGGAGCTTTTGGAGTTCGCGGTCGAGAAGGCCCTTGAGCTTGGCGCTTCCTACGCCGAGGCCCGCTACGAGGAGAAGAGCGGGACTCACCTTGCCATGAAGAACGGTTCTCCCGAGGGAATAGGCATCGAGGCCGACAGGGGAATAGGGATAAGGGTCCTCGCCAACGGCGGAATGGGGTTCGCGAGCACTAACGTCCTAACTAAGGAAAGCGTCGCCGAGGCCGTTAAGAGGGCCGTCAAGCTGGCGAAAGCGGCTTCCCAGGTCAGAAACGAGCCGATTGAGTTCAGCGATGAGGACTTCCACCGCGTTTCCTACAAGGTCAAGATGAAGAAGGACTTCAGGGATATTTCCCCGGAGGAGAAGCTCGAAATCCTGAGGAAAATCGAGGAAGAGGTTAAGGCCACCGGTGCAAACGTGCCGATGCGCTATTTAATGTACTCCGACCAGCTCTGGAAGAAGGTCTTTGTCAACAGCGAAGGCGCCTACGTGAAGAGTAAAATCCCGCGCGTTTCCGTTGTCTACAACCTCGTCGTCTTCGAGAACGGCCAGATGGAGCAGGCTCCCTTCGTCCAGAGGGCATTCTCGGGTGGTTTCGAGCTAATCGAGAAGGACGAGCCCTGGAACTGGGCGGTGAAGGACGTCAAAGCCCTGAAGAGGCTCATAACCGAGGGCAAGAAGCCACCTGAGGGAAGGGTTGACCTCGTCATAAGCCCCGAAGTTGCCGGTATAGCGGTTCACGAGAGCGTTGGGCATCCATACGAGTCCGACAGGATTTTCGGGAGGGAGGCCGCTCAAGCCGGGGAGAGCTTTGTCAAGCCCGACATGCTCGGCGAGAGAATCGGAAGCGAGGTAGTCACTGTCATAGACGACCCGACGATTCCGAACAGCTGGGGCTTCTATCTGTATGACGACGAGGGCGTTAAGGCGAGACCGCGCTACCTGATTAGGAACGGAATCATAACAGAGTTCCTCACCAACCGGGAATACGCCAGAAAGCTCGGACAGCGCTCGAACGCCTCCGCGAGGGCGATAAACTACAACCGCGAGCCGATAGTGAGGATGGCCAACACATACCTCGCGCCCGGCGATTACTCCTTCGAAGAGCTGATTGAGGACATCAAGCTCGGCGTCTACATGGTGTCCTTCAACGAGTGGAACATCGACGACAGGCGCTACCAGCAGAGGTACATCGGCAGGGAAGCCTACCTCATCGAGAACGGCGAGATAAAGTACCCGGTCAGGAGGCCAATCCTTGAGATAACCACGAGAGCTTTGTGGAGCAGTGTTGACGCCGTTGGTAAGGAGGTTGAGTTCTACCCCGGAACCTGTGGCAAGGGCGAGCCGGGACAGGGCGTCCCCGTCTGGATGGGTGGAGCGCACGCGAGGCTTAGGGACATACCGCTGAGGAGGCCGTGA